CTTTTGCACCAGCATCGAACGTCCCGCAAACTCTTCCCGCTGAAAGGGTTGCGGAAAATCGGCCAGGTCAGAACTGATCAGGTGATTCCCCACGCCGAGCCAGCGGAACCAGAACAGGCTCATCTGCGTCAGGATCTTTCCCTTATCCGGAATCCGGGTGGGCAAAATCCAGTCGAACGCACTAATGCGGTCGCTGGCAACCAACAATAATCGTTCGCCCAGATCGTAGACGTAGCGAACTTTCCCCTGGTGGACAGGAAACCCTGGTATTACTGGCAAATCATTCATGAGAAAAACTTCATTAAGCTGTCGCATTAATTATTGGGCTTGACCGATATTCAGGGCATTTGCTTAAATACATCCCACTCGAACCAGGAAGGTCAAGAGTTTCATGTTGCAAGATAGCATACGAAGTCCCTGGGCAGATGCCGAAACGATTCCCACCTACATGGGAGTGCGAACTCCCGCCGACGAAATACTGGCGAATTACCTGTCCGAAGGGTATCAGTTGGTTGCGGAAGGCTTTGCCCCTTCCGAAGTGGACAAAATTTGTCTGAAAAGCGGTTTTCGATTCGGCCCACTGACTTTTATGGATGGGATCGGCTTTGAAACTATTGCACGCTGGATCACTCGACGTGCGGAACACTGGCAAACCGACGTCATTAATCTGACATTTAAGCGAATATTTGCTTCATTTGGCTCGAACGTGCCGGAGAACGAAGGCTTTTACCGTCGCACGTGGCTGGGAAAACGCGACAATCACGTTCTGCGGATGTTGGTCTGGCGAGATTTTCTGCCTTATTCCAGACCATACTACCGACAGGGCAGCGACCTGGACCACCAGCACGTGCTGCGCCGTATTCAGTTTCGGCTGATGAATCTGGCGGGTAACCTGTTAGCAGATGATTTTTATGGCACGCCAGAGCAGATTGATGCACAGTGCCGTTTGTTATTAGGCACACAAACAGGCACGTGGGCACCATTTACAATGATTGACGAACTTGGTGCTATGAATGTTGCAGAAGAATTGCAATTAATGAGTTCACGTTACGGTCGGCGGTTTCAGGTATCGGATGAATTGTATCGCCGGGCAGAAGCGAACGAACCATTTTTCCCCACAGTGGGGGTACCACAAAACATCCGCACCGCAGCGTAAACTACTTCCTAATCAATCGACAGTTCCTTACTTCTTCACTTTCACATCGAAACGGTCCAGGTTCATTACTTTGGTCCAGGCGGCAACGAAGTCTTTCACAAACTTCTCTTGTGAATCTGCACTGCCATAGACTTCGGCAATCCCACGGAGCTGAGAGTTGGAACCAAAGATCAGATCGACGCGGCTGGCTGTCCACTTGATCTTACCGGTGGTGCTATCCCGTCCTTCATAGAAGTGGTCGCACATCTTCGATTTTTCCCACGTGGTGTTGTTGTCCAGCAGATTCACGAAGAAGTCGTTGGTCAGGGTTTCTGGCTTTTTGGTGAACTTGCCCAGGTCAGGGTAGCCCACGTTGGTATCCAGAACTCTCATCCCACCCACCAGCACCGTCATTTCAGGTGCGGTCAGGGTCAGCATGTTAGCACGGTCAATCAGGTATTCTTCCGCAGGTCGGTCTGCTGTCTTGCCAAAGTAATTACGGAAGCCATCGTTCTTTGGTTCAAGCACAGAGAACGATTCCACATCGGTCATTTCTGCAGTGGCATCGGTGCGGCCGGGCCAGAAAGGCACTTCCACTGCATGGCCAGCTTTCTTAGCAGCTTCTTCAATGGCTGCATTACCACCCAGCACAATCAGGTCGGCCAGAGATACCTTCTTGCCATCTTTCTGTGCTGCGTTGAATTCCTGCTGAATCTTTTCGTAGGCAGCAATCACTTTTGTCAGTTGTGCTGGCTGATTCACTTCCCAATCCTTTTGTGGTGCGAGACGAATACGTGCACCATTTGCACCCCCACGACGGTCTGTTTCACGATAGGTGCTGGCAGAAGCCCACGCGGTGGAGGTCAACTGCGAAATCGACAGACCAGATTCCAGAATCTTGCTCTTCAATGCGGCGATATCCTTCGCATCGATCAATGGATGATCCACCGCAGGAACAGGATCCTGCCAGATCTGTGCAGGTGGCACCAACGGCCCCAGGCAACGTGTCACCGGGCCCATGTCGCGGTGGGTTAATTTGTACCAGGCCTTAGCAAACGCCACTTCGAATTCTTTCGGATTTTCATGGAAACGCTTGGAAATCTTGTTGTAAGCGGGGTCCATCTTCAACGCCAGGTCGGTGGTGAACATGATCGGTGCGTGGAACTTGCCAGCAACGTGTGCATCGGGCACCGTGCCTTTTCCTTCACCATTTTTCGGGGTCCATTGCTGGGCACCTGCGGGGCTCTTGGTCAGTTCCCACTCGTAGCCAAACAGATTATCAAAATAGCCAGTCGACCACTTGGCTGGGGTGGAAGTCCAGGCGCCTTCCAGACCGCTGGTAATGGTGTCTTTCCCTTTGCCGGTGCCAAACTTGTTCTTCCAGCCTAAGCCTTGCTCTTCAATACCCGCACCTTCTGGTTCCGGGCCAACATTTTTATCGGGCGGTGCGGCACCGTGGGCCTTGCCAAAGGTGTGGCCACCGGCAATCAACGCCACAGTTTCTTCATCGTTCATTGCCATACGGGCAAATGTTTCACGAATATCGCGTGCGGCTGCCAATGGATCTGGCTTGCCGTTCGGACCTTCCGGATTCACATAAATCAAACCCATCTGCACGGCTGCCAGCGGATTTTCCAGGTTGCGATTGCCGGTGTATCGCTTGTCGCCAAGCCACTCACTTTCAGGTCCCCAGTAAATGTCTTCCTGTGGTTCCCAGACATCGGCACGGCCACCAGCAAAGCCCATCGTCTTGAAGCCCATCGATTCCAGTGCACAGTTACCTGCGAACACCATCAGGTCGGCCCATGAGATTTTCTGGCCGTACTTCTGTTTGATTGGCCACAAGAGGCGGCGTGCTTTGTCCAGGTTGCCGTTATCCGGCCAGCTATTCAGTGGGGCAAAACGCTGCAAGCCGTAAGATGCCCCCCCACGTCCATCGCTGGTGCGGTAGGTGCCTGCACTGTGCCAGGCCATCCGGATAAATAGTGGTCCGTAATGACCATAATCCGCAGGCCACCACTCCTGAGAGGTGGTCATCAGCGTCATCACATCTTTTTTCAACGCTTCCAGATCGAGTTTCTTGAACTCTTCGGAATAATTGAACTCTGGATTCAGGGGATTACTTTTCTGGGAATTCTGGTGCAGAATCTTCAAATTGAGCTGATTTGGCCACCAGTCGCCGTTGGACATGCCACCAGCAGCGGTTTGACGCTGCATGGCGGGCTTTTGAACCCCACCAAGCACGGGGCATTTTGCCATCGGATCGGCTGGTTGTTCACCCGGCTGGCCCGCTAGCACCTGGGTGGAGGTGGCTTGTTCGGTAGCGGGGGGTGTCAATGGGGTTCCTTGCGCCTGTGCCTGCAAGGTGCGATCATTGGTTCGCACGTAGGCAATTACCCCTGCGGCCACGAGCACCACGCTGGTTGCGGCGATGAGTCTTCGAGAGGTCCGTGTCACTGTTACTCCTTCATGTAATAGGTTGGGCATGGGATGGAAAACTGGAGAGTTCATCCCTTTCGTTGGATAGCTTGCAGCATTTTGAGATTCAGACTTTTTTGAGTAGAAAATCGGAAAATGCGCGAACCATTGCAGCGAATTGGCATCAGTGGAAGCTGCACCCATGTCTGATCCCACCCACAATCAGTGCGGGAAGGTCATTTATTTAAATTGTATACATATATTCAGTTAATGCAAGCTTTTTCACCAATTTTTCATTAATTTATTCTTTGTGGAGCACAAGGGCTGGATCGATGCCTAGGATTTGATCCCCGGCGACCGCTTCCTTTCGCACGACGGACAGTGGATAGCGATTGAAGAAATCTTTGATCCGGGGCGAATGGGAAACAGTCTATAATTTAAGAATCGCCGATCACCACACGTACTTCGTGGGGGATGAAACGTGGGGCTTCAGCGCCTGGGCGCATAATGCTTGTACGCCTGAGGAGCTGGTTAAATCTTACCAGAAGCTTGCGAGAGAGGGTGCTGACACCACAGCCTTTCGAACGGGTGTCATCGAAGAAGTTTTCGGGGTGACAGGGCCCCGACGTCCAGGTGACACTCTCTTTGAACATCTTGGAGTCGACACAAGCCACCCCGTCGCTCTTCACTCTTTCTCTGATGGTACGGGGGCCAAAAGGAACCACATCATCTACGTCTTCAAAGATGGGGACACGATAGTTTACACTGGGAGAGCGAGTGGTCGTGGTACTCCCGAACAAGTTCTCCGAGGCAGGATTTCCCGTGGTCACGATCACTGGCGAGATGGATTGACGCGCGAAGTAGTGGAGGTATTGCCAAGCAAGAGGGCTGTTCAGGGAGCTGAGGAGGTGTACCGCCTCGGCTATGGGGAGCGCATACATCTTGAGAACGTTGATCCTGCCCTCAGCTACAAGACCGTAGACCGTGCTAATGAGTCGATTACTAAGATTCAAGCATACTTGGACGTGATACGTGCCAGGACGTCCGGCAACTAACGAGGGAAAAACATGCATGTATTCATCTATTACTTCTCGAAACTTGGAGTTCCGCGTGATGATCTCGAATCAGCTATCGAAGATTTCCTTGGTAGCCGTGGAGAGGTCACCGGAGGTGGCGGTGGGGCGACAGGCGGTAACATCGATATTGAGATTGAAAGCGAAGACGCTGAGCAGGTCATTGATGAGCTTCGAGAGTTCCTACGATCAATGACTATGCCGCTAGACACGATATTTGATGTGGAGGGCCGCCGAAAAAACCTTTATGACAAGCCTTGATACAAGAATGCTTCAACGATTGCAGCCTAAGTGCACGTCGGATGAAGACCGACTGTATCCCATTTCGTCCCACGGTGGATACCAGATCCTATGTGGTCGAATTGAGAACTATCAAGTGCTTGACTTCCCAACGCGTGCAGCAATCGATTGAGAATGCGTTAGCTGACTTGCCGCGAATGTCTCCAGAACAGGTTGCACAGTTCTTGAAACAGGCAGGAGGTTGACAGTGACTACCGAGTTTTACATCGCAAGCATTGAACCCATCAAGGAGGGTTTGGTCCTCCGAGGAGCGGCAGATGGAAAAATCCGCCGTGATACAGGTTTTTACACGACTCTGTACTAGGATTGCAGTAAAAGATACCAATGGTATTAGTTTAGAGCAGATCGGAAGCCCAAAAGCAGTCCAAGTGAACATGCTGAAGCTGATTACATACGAAGCGGAGGTCGAAGAACTCTACGACCAAACCGGAGCCGTTATTGTTACTGGCGAAGGATTGGACCTCATCAAGGCTGGCGACACCCTCTGTGTCGAGTGAAGGCAGAAACACTGTTTTGCTGTCAACCTGCTGCCAGCTCAGCATTTGCGGCACGGTGCATTGCATCTCCTTGGCTAAGCAACAGAGTGGGTCTTAATCCCGCTTTTGCATGGCCGGTGTCGCAAAATTGCATTCTCTTTGGGAAGTTAGAGCACGCCAGCCTGCTGCGAGCATCCGTTTGATGTGGAGAATAAGGGCTGGATTGATGCACAGGATTTGATCCCCGGCGACTGCTTCCTTTCGCACGACGGACAGTGGATAGCGATTGAGGAAATCTTTGATTCCGGCGAATGGGAAACCGTCTATAATTTAAGAATCGCCGACCACCACACGTACTTCGTGGGCGATGCAACGTGGGGCTTCAGCGCCTGGGCGCATAATGCTGGGAACGACTACTTAACTGAGGGGGGTTCAGAGAAAACCGGATCATTATCGAGAAGACAATTGACTGAACTGGGAAGAATCTTCCGTCACTTGGATGCCGATACCCAAGCCTATCTGATCCAAGAGTTGAGAGGCAAAGGTGCCATTGACGCTGACAGTGCAAGCCGATTGCAAAATCAATACGTTGCAGCGTGTTGTCGATCAGGCTGCTTTGGATGTTCAAAACAACCCCGCACTGTTGCGAAGGCTGCTGACACCAGAAGAGAGGCAAACTACTGAAAAGATGAGAGCCTTAAACATGGGGAAGGCGATTGAGAGACGTGTCGATGAACTGATTGCAGCAGATCCCGAGCTTCATGGTGTGTTCCCACAGCGTCAGGTGACATACCGAGATGGCGCAGGGGAGGCCCGAGGTTACATTGATTGGGTGGACAATCAGGGAGCTTATTACGACGCCACAACACTGGGTCTTGAACAGCCTCACCTTGATCGACCCTACGGTCGGAGATTGGGCATCGCAATTTGGCGCGGCAATGGAGGAGAGTCATGGACGAACTCTCATTGGGGGTAGATTAATCAACTATGGAATACCATAACCAAGATTTTAGATTGGTTCGCTTTGAATCTGGAGGTCAGTTTGAGAATGTCAAATTTCTCGAGTGCAGTTTTTTTCGATGTGTCCTCGAGCCTCGCGCAGCGCGGGGACGCTTGGAACTCGAAGATAGAATTGTGTTTAACAATTGCCACTTGCAGAACTGCACCGAAGATCACTGTCTTGTTGGGCCTGCTATTTTTCGCAATTGCTCGATAGATGGATTGCGGACGCAAGAAGGGGGCATACGTATTGACGGTGCTTTGTTTGATCAAGTCACCATCAAGGGAGATGTTGGCACCTTCCGTGTGATGTCAGACGCAACTTGTATCGAGTTGGAATTTGATGCCGCACTTCATCAGGCTAATCGAGATTTATACGCTGATGTAGATTGGGCGATTGACATTTCAACTGCCTTTGCCAAAGACCTGACTCTGTACGGTATTCCGCCAGAACTCATCCGATACGATCCACAACGGCAAGCCATCGTTCGCCGCAAGAACGTAGAACATAGCTTTTCCACTGCCATCGAAGCCTGTGGCAAGACCATCTTTGGAGTTTGCATCGATAATTTGAGGTATTTTCCCAATGCTGATAACGTCTGCTTCACTACTCCGTCGAATGGTGATGTGGAGTCTCACAACAAGGTAATTTCTGAATTGCGCAGATTAGGCTTTGCGGACGAAGCACCTAGAACATAGTTGGCCTGCGGAAGACGATTCCGTAGTGAATTCATGGATTAGCTACTATTTAGCTCTTGGTGTGGTCCTCACCCCGGCAAACATCGTTCGTTATCTTGTATGTTCGCAGAGGCAGTCAACGTCACGGTTAATGGTCTGAAGCCGCAGAAGCTAGATTCAACTTATAGTTTCAAAATAAATATGTTTCGCCGCGGGCACTCCGTTGCTGGCTCCCGTAATATTGAGGATTTCAAGGTTGGTGAATTGGTTCTATCTCGCAATGAATACGACTCAACCGCGCCGATTGAAATTAAGGTTGTCGAAGAAGTATTTGTCAGACTGGCACCGATTCTTTCAATTCACGTTCATGGCCAGGTAATTAATACTACCGGGGAGCATCCGTTTTATGTGGAGAATAAGGGCTGGATCGATGGATATCCATTGAGGATATCTTTGATACAGGCGAATGGGAAACCGTCTATAATTTGAGAATCGCCGACCACCACACGTACTTCGTGGGCTCCGACGAGTGGGGCTTCAGCGCCTGGGCACATAACGCGGGGAGTGAATATTTTGACCTCAATGAAATCACAGACTTTGCAGGAGGTAATCGGGGCGCACGCGAACAGGCTTACGAAGCAGCAGATCCAAGTCTGTTTGACCCTCGGGTGTTTGACGAGGCCAATCGTCCAATTAAGTTGAGCGAGAGCGAATTGATAGCCTTGCGGAGCCAAATCGTTGCTGGGGAAGAAACGGTGTTTACTCCCCACACGAAGTACATGACGCCAGATGGTTCGGTTCACATGACGGATGGAACTGGACGTTTGGTCAAAACATCGTTCAAGGTTGATGAACATTCGTTAAATCCGCCGAATTCCAGGGTTGCAAGATCTTCTCATACCGAACCGTTCGGGGAATCGTTGAGTGGTGTGCCGGGAGACATCGGATTCCATTTACGTGCTGATACACTACAAGGATCGCCATTCTATACCAATTTGGTGCCGGGGAACACGAAACTCAACAATGGAGCGTTCAAATCTTTGGAAACTAAGTGGAAATCAGCAGCCAACGTGGACATACGGTTGATGTCGAGATAATGCTAGAGTATGGTCAGTTGAGCAGCATTCGCCCAGACGCTTTCAACGTAAGGTTCTCGTTCTGCGGCCGTACTTTTACAAAACGATTTGTAAACGAAGCTCAAGGTAAACTCGATCCTGTCTTCAAAGCCGATGTCCTCGGGGCAATCTAACTGGAGCAACAAATGTCTTCATCACCTAAGCTGAATCTGTTTTCCGAAATCCTTCGTCGAATGGCTGCCGCTGTAATGCAGTTGATACGGAATAACGTGAGCGTGGAATGGCAATCCGCTTATTTGGATGTTCGAGGCTCGACAGATGGCACTTCGCAGTCGATGAAAATCCGAGCAGTTCTATCAACCGGCGAAGTTGTTTCAGTGAAAACAAACAGCCTGATCGAGAAGATTGTGGGTGAAGTTTGGAGAATCAAAGATGAGGTGTTTTCTCCACAATGGTTTGGGCTGCGTCTTGACTTGAGTAGTAATGGCGAATGCGATGCGAAGTATAATTATGATCCGCAGTGCGATGAAGATGACTCGTTCTACGATGAATAATCGTCCAATGCTAAACATAGTCGCCGCTGTTGCTCCAGACCAACTGTGCCGCTGTCAGCCCCTTGCACGCTCAGCATTACCGGCTCGTTGCAGGGCATCACCTCAGTATCAGAACAACTTCCTATCAAGTTCTTGAAAGAGAAGTCAGTCTGCCGATTACTGCAAGTCAATTCGCAGAGGCTGAACCGCGTTCTATGTCAGCATCAAGTGCGAACCAGACCTTGCCGAACTCCTCTTCAAACTCTTCTCTGTCCATGAATTTAGAGGAATTTGTAGTCGGTGAATTGGTTCTATCTCGCGATGAATACAACTCAACAGCACCAATTGAAGCGAAGGTTGTCGAAGAAGTATTTGTAAGACTGCGCCGATTCTTAGTATTCACGTTCGTGGCCAGGTAATTAATACCACTGGGAACACCCATTCTATGTGGAGAATAAGGGCTGGATCGATGCACAGGATTTGATCCCCGGCGACCGCTTCCTGTCGCACGATGATCGATGGATATCCATAGAGGAAATCTTTGATACAGGCGAATGGGAAACCGTCTATAATTTAAGAATCGCCGACCACCACACCTACTTCGTCGCCTGCGAGAGGTGGGGCTTCAGCGCCTGGTCGCACAACAGGTGTACGCCTGAGGCCCATGTTAAGTTTTACCAGAAACTGGCTGAACGGGGCTGATGCCACAGCCTTTCGAAGGGGTGTCATCGAAAAGGTTTTCGGTGACGTGGCTCCTACGATCAGGTGATGCTTACTTTGAACATCTTGGAGTCGACACGAATCACCCTGTCGATCTTCTTCACTTCGCCGTTAGTACGTAGTCTAAAAAGCGCCAATTCTTCGAAGCGGGAACCGATGGAGATGACCTAACGCGACATTCAGTCATTCGCATCTTGCGACAAGCGTCATTCCCGCGCGTCAGGAATCCGAGTTTCACACGAAAACGATGTTGCCTGCCAACTCAGCACGGTGGGTCCTATTACACGACTAATGAATAGTTGATTGATAATTTAATGAAATTTTACTCACTGAAGTCGATCAGGCAAGAAGCAAAAGGTGAGGGTTTTCTCATCTTCATGCCGGGGTGGGAATATTTTGGCTGAAACTGTGAAAAAATGATGCTCGAACAGACACTTTTCCCCACCACGCTGGGTAAGATTGGTTATAACGGTTAAAGTCGGGTGCATTTTATCTGTTTTAACATAATCCCCGTTGACATCATTAGACCGATCAGTCTAAATTACCATATCTCGTGGAATTTTCCGTAATGAGTGTCGCAACCCAAACTCGTGCCCAAAATACTGAAGTTGCTCGCGCACGCCGGGAGCAGATCATTGAAGCTGCCGTGGCAATCATTACTGCCCAGGGGCTGCACAGCCTGTCGCTTTCCAAAATTGAAGCCCAGACCGGCATGAAACGTGGGCAACTGACCTACTATTACGCCACCAAAGAAGAAATTCTGCTGGCAGTGTTTGACCGGATGTTATTGCTGGTGCACCAGCAACTGACCAGCCCACAACAGCCTGATGAACGACGTGGGATTCCCCCGATGGCGGACTTCATGCAGCAGTTACTGCAACTGATTCTCCAGCCAGGCGACTTGAACAAAGAATTTCACACGTTGCAGTATACGTTTTTGGCGCAAATCGCTTTTCGCGAAGACTTTCGGGCAAAATTAGCGGATGTCTATGGCGAATGGCGGAATACGATGGGTGCCCACTGGCATGTGACGATGCCGGATGAAGGGCTGAAACAGCGTTATTCTGGCCGCACGGTGGCATCGTTTCTGCAGGCACTGCTGCACGGGCTGACGTTGCAGTTAGCCGCCGATCCCAACGCATTTGACCGCCAGGAAATGTTGAAATTGTGCATTGAAAGTCTGATTCCGTTGATTCCGAAGTTGGCAGAACACGCCTCCCCGGTGGGAGAATAAACATGAATGATCAATCAAACCACGATTCTAATGGCAATGGCAGCCACGCCACATTGGTCAATCGTTTGAAGGAACTGAATCTGACGGATCGGGTGGACAAGACAGGAACTTCGCGCGGAACTGCGTGGCTCCCATGGCTGCTGTGCATCATGCTGGGGATTGGCTGGTCGACCTTTGCGATCAAGTCGTTTCGCCCACCGGATGATGGCAAGAAACCGCTGGCCAAGATGAAAGGTGGCCCAC
The Zavarzinella sp. DNA segment above includes these coding regions:
- the katG gene encoding catalase/peroxidase HPI gives rise to the protein MTRTSRRLIAATSVVLVAAGVIAYVRTNDRTLQAQAQGTPLTPPATEQATSTQVLAGQPGEQPADPMAKCPVLGGVQKPAMQRQTAAGGMSNGDWWPNQLNLKILHQNSQKSNPLNPEFNYSEEFKKLDLEALKKDVMTLMTTSQEWWPADYGHYGPLFIRMAWHSAGTYRTSDGRGGASYGLQRFAPLNSWPDNGNLDKARRLLWPIKQKYGQKISWADLMVFAGNCALESMGFKTMGFAGGRADVWEPQEDIYWGPESEWLGDKRYTGNRNLENPLAAVQMGLIYVNPEGPNGKPDPLAAARDIRETFARMAMNDEETVALIAGGHTFGKAHGAAPPDKNVGPEPEGAGIEEQGLGWKNKFGTGKGKDTITSGLEGAWTSTPAKWSTGYFDNLFGYEWELTKSPAGAQQWTPKNGEGKGTVPDAHVAGKFHAPIMFTTDLALKMDPAYNKISKRFHENPKEFEVAFAKAWYKLTHRDMGPVTRCLGPLVPPAQIWQDPVPAVDHPLIDAKDIAALKSKILESGLSISQLTSTAWASASTYRETDRRGGANGARIRLAPQKDWEVNQPAQLTKVIAAYEKIQQEFNAAQKDGKKVSLADLIVLGGNAAIEEAAKKAGHAVEVPFWPGRTDATAEMTDVESFSVLEPKNDGFRNYFGKTADRPAEEYLIDRANMLTLTAPEMTVLVGGMRVLDTNVGYPDLGKFTKKPETLTNDFFVNLLDNNTTWEKSKMCDHFYEGRDSTTGKIKWTASRVDLIFGSNSQLRGIAEVYGSADSQEKFVKDFVAAWTKVMNLDRFDVKVKK
- a CDS encoding 3-hydroxyacyl-CoA dehydrogenase family protein — its product is MLQDSIRSPWADAETIPTYMGVRTPADEILANYLSEGYQLVAEGFAPSEVDKICLKSGFRFGPLTFMDGIGFETIARWITRRAEHWQTDVINLTFKRIFASFGSNVPENEGFYRRTWLGKRDNHVLRMLVWRDFLPYSRPYYRQGSDLDHQHVLRRIQFRLMNLAGNLLADDFYGTPEQIDAQCRLLLGTQTGTWAPFTMIDELGAMNVAEELQLMSSRYGRRFQVSDELYRRAEANEPFFPTVGVPQNIRTAA
- a CDS encoding TetR/AcrR family transcriptional regulator, which encodes MSVATQTRAQNTEVARARREQIIEAAVAIITAQGLHSLSLSKIEAQTGMKRGQLTYYYATKEEILLAVFDRMLLLVHQQLTSPQQPDERRGIPPMADFMQQLLQLILQPGDLNKEFHTLQYTFLAQIAFREDFRAKLADVYGEWRNTMGAHWHVTMPDEGLKQRYSGRTVASFLQALLHGLTLQLAADPNAFDRQEMLKLCIESLIPLIPKLAEHASPVGE
- a CDS encoding polymorphic toxin-type HINT domain-containing protein is translated as MFAEAVNVTVNGLKPQKLDSTYSFKINMFRRGHSVAGSRNIEDFKVGELVLSRNEYDSTAPIEIKVVEEVFVRLAPILSIHVHGQVINTTGEHPFYVENKGWIDGYPLRISLIQANGKPSII
- a CDS encoding DNA/RNA non-specific endonuclease, which gives rise to MRIADHHTYFVGSDEWGFSAWAHNAGSEYFDLNEITDFAGGNRGAREQAYEAADPSLFDPRVFDEANRPIKLSESELIALRSQIVAGEETVFTPHTKYMTPDGSVHMTDGTGRLVKTSFKVDEHSLNPPNSRVARSSHTEPFGESLSGVPGDIGFHLRADTLQGSPFYTNLVPGNTKLNNGAFKSLETKWKSAANVDIRLMSR